A region of Kineosporia sp. NBRC 101731 DNA encodes the following proteins:
- a CDS encoding GAF domain-containing protein, whose product MSRRMVAGPGVPTLLMIRAGGGESASAGTTLYDLGGVVELPPRTPLPAGAVPSLDELCVRTAQRLGSPVALVSLVDGEGQALPGAFGLAEPWSSERWTPLTHSFCQHVVTSGRPFVVDNAHDDPSVADNLAIMELGVIAYAGVPLIAGDDHQVVGALCAIDHKPRVWTDEQVHELSALSAEVADQLALLIKEAGQKP is encoded by the coding sequence ATGTCCCGCAGGATGGTTGCGGGCCCGGGGGTGCCCACGTTGTTGATGATCCGGGCCGGCGGGGGTGAATCAGCGTCGGCCGGTACGACCTTGTACGACCTTGGAGGTGTGGTGGAACTGCCGCCACGGACCCCGCTACCCGCGGGCGCAGTACCGAGTCTCGACGAGCTGTGCGTGCGCACGGCCCAGCGGCTGGGTAGCCCGGTCGCCCTGGTGTCGCTGGTCGACGGAGAGGGCCAGGCCCTGCCGGGAGCTTTCGGCCTGGCCGAGCCCTGGTCCAGCGAGCGCTGGACACCTCTGACCCATTCGTTCTGCCAGCACGTGGTGACCTCCGGCCGGCCGTTCGTGGTGGACAACGCCCACGACGACCCGTCGGTCGCGGACAATCTCGCGATCATGGAGCTCGGGGTCATCGCCTACGCGGGGGTGCCCCTGATCGCCGGTGACGACCACCAGGTGGTCGGGGCCCTGTGCGCGATCGACCACAAGCCCCGGGTCTGGACCGACGAACAGGTCCACGAACTGAGCGCCCTCTCCGCCGAGGTTGCCGACCAGCTGGCCCTCCTGATCAAAGAGGCTGGTCAGAAGCCTTAG
- a CDS encoding Mrp/NBP35 family ATP-binding protein: protein MPAPLLDAVHAALSTVNDPEIRRPITELDMIESVDIDGSTVRVNVLLTVAGCPMKERLTADVKAAVLGVAGVSEVGVSLGVMSDDQRGTLREKLRGGQATKEIPFAKPGSLTRIYAVASGKGGVGKSSITVNLAAAMAADGLAVGVLDADVYGFSVPRMLGVDRPPTRVDDMILPPVSHDVKVISIGMFVPGNQPVVWRGPMLHRALEQFLTDVFWGDLDVLLLDLPPGTGDIAISTAQLLPTAEILVVTTPQTAAAEVAERAGSIALQTKQQIVGVVENMSWLEQPDGTRLEIFGSGGGQAVADSLGQSIGSPVPLLGQIPLDVSLREGGDNGVPVVRSHPDSAAAVALSGVARKLGHRARGLAGRSLGLTPTGR from the coding sequence ATGCCAGCGCCGCTGCTCGATGCCGTCCACGCCGCTCTCTCCACGGTCAACGATCCCGAGATCCGTCGCCCGATCACCGAACTCGACATGATCGAATCCGTCGACATCGACGGCTCCACGGTCCGGGTCAACGTGCTGCTGACGGTCGCCGGCTGCCCCATGAAAGAGCGGCTCACGGCCGATGTGAAGGCGGCCGTCCTGGGCGTTGCCGGGGTTTCGGAGGTCGGGGTCTCGCTCGGCGTGATGTCCGACGACCAGCGCGGCACGCTGCGCGAGAAGCTGCGCGGCGGGCAGGCGACCAAGGAGATCCCGTTCGCCAAACCCGGCTCGCTGACCCGTATCTACGCGGTCGCGTCGGGCAAGGGCGGCGTGGGCAAGTCGTCGATCACGGTCAACCTGGCCGCGGCGATGGCGGCCGACGGGCTCGCCGTGGGTGTGCTCGACGCCGATGTCTACGGCTTCTCGGTGCCCCGCATGCTCGGCGTGGACCGCCCGCCCACCCGCGTGGACGACATGATCCTGCCGCCGGTCTCGCACGATGTGAAGGTCATCTCGATCGGCATGTTCGTGCCCGGCAACCAGCCGGTGGTGTGGCGTGGACCGATGCTGCACCGGGCGCTGGAGCAGTTCCTCACCGACGTGTTCTGGGGCGACCTCGACGTGCTCCTGCTCGACCTGCCGCCCGGCACCGGCGACATCGCGATCAGCACGGCCCAGCTGCTGCCGACCGCGGAGATCCTGGTGGTCACCACTCCGCAGACCGCCGCGGCCGAGGTGGCCGAACGGGCCGGGTCGATCGCCCTGCAGACCAAGCAGCAGATCGTCGGTGTGGTCGAGAACATGTCCTGGCTGGAGCAGCCCGACGGCACCCGGCTGGAGATCTTCGGGTCCGGCGGGGGCCAGGCCGTGGCCGACTCCCTCGGGCAGTCGATCGGCTCGCCGGTGCCGCTGCTCGGCCAGATCCCGCTCGACGTCTCGCTGCGCGAGGGTGGCGACAACGGGGTGCCCGTGGTGCGCTCCCACCCGGACAGCGCCGCCGCCGTGGCGCTGTCGGGCGTGGCCCGCAAGCTCGGGCACCGCGCCCGGGGGCTGGCCGGACGCTCGCTCGGTCTGACACCGACCGGTCGCTGA
- a CDS encoding Sec-independent protein translocase TatB: MFGINPAEFIVLAAVAAVVLGPERLPQYAQGLARIVVQLRNMAQGASRQVREELGPEFDDIDWQKLDPRQYDPRRIVRDALSEAWDPDDPLGLKQNGYTKDDLDLGGNGTSANGRATRPTTSSSSESADTMGEKTQAAKPPAGTPAFDPDAT; this comes from the coding sequence GTGTTCGGTATTAATCCGGCGGAGTTCATCGTCCTCGCGGCGGTGGCTGCGGTCGTGCTCGGCCCGGAGCGGCTGCCGCAGTACGCCCAGGGCCTGGCCCGCATCGTGGTCCAGCTGCGCAACATGGCCCAGGGCGCCTCCCGGCAGGTGCGGGAGGAACTCGGCCCTGAGTTCGACGACATCGACTGGCAGAAGCTCGATCCGCGTCAGTACGACCCCCGCCGCATCGTGCGTGATGCTCTCAGCGAAGCCTGGGACCCCGACGACCCGCTGGGTCTGAAGCAGAACGGCTACACCAAGGACGACCTCGACCTGGGCGGGAACGGCACCTCGGCGAACGGCCGCGCCACTCGCCCGACGACGTCCTCCAGCAGTGAGAGCGCCGACACGATGGGCGAGAAGACCCAGGCGGCCAAGCCGCCGGCCGGCACCCCGGCGTTCGACCCGGACGCCACCTAG
- a CDS encoding trypsin-like peptidase domain-containing protein gives MTDEDRPSQDEQVYWAPKNDASQEQAGLSSSEQTQAAGPGVTRDDLNRDGSNRDDTVERPSVHGQNHVPADGQDQAPAGRSPEQSQYFRPLEQPRSSDRPGEDEPREQTPPAPSWSAYPQTPDSSRNSGQGSNQSPDRLGEISPTAPQPQYGTGNTAFPQSRPAFQDSSAPQGLPAPQSQPGSQGQPGPQGLPVSQSQPGSQSQPGLQSPHTPVFRAPQSPPSAWSSPSGAPASGASWSADLGDAQDRPTGPDPQTGPNFQAAPNFPAGPSSQYGYGQPNQQNQPYGQSLVPGMQPSWGNPPTVPPGRANGRSSGRASLIAAALGVGLLAGVLGGFGGSALYDDVADSSGRAPTLNLPEPVQDNRDQTAGEVTAVASAVTPAVVSLEVTSASAEGTGSGFVIDAENGYILTNNHVVTAESGDATDSTIRVVFQDGTQAKGTLVGADASYDLAVVKVKAKGLQELTFGDSDQTQVGDPVVAIGAPLGLQGTVTTGIVSALNRPVAAGGGDSPAFINAIQTDAAINPGNSGGPLVNTAGHVIAVNSAIARVPDTTGNSTSGSIGLGFAIPSNQAQRTAEQLIQTGKADHPIIGVSLAQNYTGQGVQVATSATGGQQPVTPGGPAAEAGIKAGDVITKFNGRPVTAPDELIVAIRAEKPGDTVKLTIRRNGGSEKEVEVKLSASSD, from the coding sequence ATGACTGACGAAGACCGCCCGTCACAGGACGAGCAGGTCTACTGGGCGCCGAAGAACGACGCGTCCCAGGAACAGGCGGGACTGTCGTCCTCGGAGCAGACCCAGGCTGCAGGGCCGGGCGTCACTCGTGACGACCTGAACCGTGACGGCTCGAACCGGGATGACACCGTCGAGCGCCCCTCCGTCCACGGGCAGAACCACGTGCCCGCCGACGGCCAGGACCAGGCGCCGGCCGGACGTTCCCCGGAGCAGTCTCAGTACTTCCGTCCGCTGGAGCAGCCACGGTCCTCGGACAGGCCCGGCGAGGACGAGCCGCGGGAGCAGACCCCGCCGGCCCCGAGCTGGAGCGCCTACCCGCAGACCCCGGACAGCAGCCGGAACAGCGGTCAGGGCAGCAACCAGAGTCCCGACCGGCTCGGTGAGATCTCTCCGACCGCCCCGCAGCCGCAGTACGGCACCGGCAACACCGCCTTCCCGCAGAGTCGGCCCGCGTTCCAGGACTCGTCCGCCCCACAAGGGCTACCGGCGCCGCAGAGTCAGCCCGGTTCACAGGGGCAGCCGGGTCCGCAGGGTCTGCCGGTGTCGCAGAGTCAGCCCGGTTCGCAGAGTCAGCCGGGGTTGCAGAGTCCGCACACCCCGGTCTTCCGTGCCCCGCAGTCCCCGCCGAGTGCCTGGTCGTCGCCGAGCGGTGCACCGGCGTCGGGTGCGAGCTGGTCGGCCGACCTCGGCGACGCCCAGGATCGCCCGACCGGTCCCGACCCGCAGACCGGCCCGAACTTCCAGGCTGCACCGAACTTCCCGGCCGGCCCGTCGTCGCAGTACGGCTACGGCCAGCCGAACCAGCAGAACCAGCCGTACGGTCAGTCGCTGGTGCCCGGGATGCAGCCGAGCTGGGGCAACCCGCCGACCGTGCCCCCGGGCCGGGCCAACGGCCGATCGTCGGGCCGGGCCTCGCTCATTGCCGCGGCCCTCGGTGTCGGCCTTCTCGCGGGTGTGCTGGGAGGTTTCGGCGGCAGCGCGCTCTACGACGACGTGGCCGACTCCAGCGGCCGGGCGCCGACGCTCAACCTGCCGGAACCGGTGCAGGACAACCGCGACCAGACGGCCGGCGAGGTCACCGCGGTGGCCTCGGCCGTGACGCCGGCCGTGGTGTCGCTCGAGGTCACCTCCGCCAGCGCCGAGGGCACGGGCTCGGGCTTCGTGATCGACGCCGAGAACGGCTACATCCTGACGAACAACCACGTGGTCACGGCCGAGAGCGGTGACGCCACCGACTCGACGATCCGGGTCGTGTTCCAGGACGGCACCCAGGCCAAGGGCACGCTGGTGGGGGCGGACGCCTCCTACGACCTGGCCGTGGTCAAGGTGAAGGCGAAGGGCCTGCAGGAGCTCACGTTCGGCGACTCCGACCAGACCCAGGTCGGTGATCCGGTGGTGGCGATCGGAGCCCCGCTCGGGCTCCAGGGCACGGTCACCACCGGCATTGTGAGTGCGCTGAACCGCCCGGTCGCGGCCGGCGGGGGCGACAGCCCGGCGTTCATCAACGCGATCCAGACCGACGCCGCGATCAACCCGGGTAACTCCGGTGGTCCGCTGGTGAACACGGCCGGTCACGTGATCGCGGTGAACTCGGCGATCGCCCGGGTGCCCGACACCACGGGCAACAGCACCTCGGGCAGCATCGGGCTGGGTTTCGCGATCCCGAGCAACCAGGCGCAGCGCACGGCCGAGCAGCTGATCCAGACCGGCAAGGCCGACCACCCGATCATCGGCGTCTCGCTCGCCCAGAACTACACCGGTCAGGGCGTCCAGGTGGCCACCAGCGCGACCGGTGGCCAGCAGCCGGTCACCCCGGGCGGCCCGGCCGCCGAGGCGGGCATCAAGGCGGGCGACGTGATCACCAAGTTCAACGGCCGGCCGGTGACGGCTCCGGACGAGCTGATCGTCGCGATCCGCGCCGAGAAGCCGGGGGACACCGTCAAGCTGACCATCCGTCGTAACGGGGGCAGCGAGAAAGAGGTCGAGGTGAAACTCAGTGCGTCCAGTGACTGA
- a CDS encoding zf-HC2 domain-containing protein — protein sequence MSHLGGRLSELVDGEVEGFAADRALRHLADCQECRDALEVERLMKQRLVSLTVPEPGDDFLRNLLEMGGPSGPLPPRREHVPGSPRPAFVSPGVSTRPAGRREVRVFSMPAPPTRKDAAFGQRRSRLSTPQRRVAATLVGAACLVGVGVGGGVASHAVSAADVVTPVDSFVVRYIATTDVSPFGSQSHWTGLGGR from the coding sequence ATGAGTCATCTCGGTGGACGTCTGAGCGAGCTGGTCGACGGTGAGGTCGAGGGCTTCGCCGCAGATCGTGCGCTCAGGCATCTTGCCGACTGCCAGGAATGCCGGGACGCGCTCGAGGTCGAGCGGCTGATGAAGCAGCGTCTGGTCAGCCTGACGGTGCCGGAGCCCGGCGACGACTTCCTGCGCAACCTGCTCGAGATGGGCGGCCCGTCGGGCCCTCTTCCGCCGCGGCGCGAACATGTGCCCGGCAGCCCGCGTCCGGCGTTCGTCTCGCCCGGGGTGAGTACCCGACCGGCCGGGCGCCGTGAGGTGCGGGTGTTCTCGATGCCCGCACCGCCGACCCGTAAAGACGCGGCCTTCGGGCAGCGTCGTAGCCGGCTGTCCACGCCCCAGCGCCGGGTGGCCGCCACCCTGGTGGGCGCGGCCTGCCTGGTCGGCGTCGGGGTCGGAGGCGGCGTCGCCAGTCACGCGGTCAGCGCGGCCGACGTGGTGACCCCCGTGGACAGTTTCGTGGTGCGGTACATCGCCACCACCGATGTCAGCCCGTTCGGTTCGCAGAGCCACTGGACCGGTCTCGGCGGCCGCTGA
- the sigE gene encoding RNA polymerase sigma factor SigE, with translation MERAVVAPAASAEVAWTPPSWDSIVREHSTRVYRLAYRLTGNQHDAEDLTQEVFVRVFRSLSSYTPGTFEGWLHRITTNLFLDQARRKQRIRFDNLTDEVTDRLPGREAGPERAWEHNNLDYDVQRALDALPPDFRAAVVLCDIEGLSYEEIAATLDVKLGTVRSRIHRGRALLREELAHRRPAAPVFSRSGESTETIVQPAAQVAP, from the coding sequence GTGGAGCGCGCCGTGGTCGCCCCGGCGGCCTCCGCGGAGGTTGCCTGGACGCCCCCGAGCTGGGACTCGATCGTCCGTGAGCACTCCACCCGGGTCTACCGGCTGGCCTACCGTCTGACGGGAAACCAGCACGACGCCGAAGACCTCACGCAGGAGGTGTTCGTCCGCGTCTTCCGCTCGCTCTCCTCGTACACCCCCGGCACCTTCGAGGGCTGGCTGCACCGCATCACCACGAACCTCTTCCTCGACCAGGCGCGCCGCAAGCAGCGCATCCGGTTCGACAACCTGACCGACGAGGTCACCGACCGGCTCCCCGGCCGTGAAGCCGGTCCGGAGCGGGCCTGGGAGCACAACAACCTCGACTACGACGTGCAGCGTGCGCTCGATGCCCTGCCGCCGGACTTCCGCGCCGCGGTGGTGCTCTGCGACATCGAGGGGCTCTCCTACGAGGAGATCGCCGCCACGCTGGATGTGAAGCTCGGCACGGTGCGCTCGCGGATCCACCGCGGCCGGGCCCTGCTGCGTGAGGAACTCGCGCACCGCCGGCCGGCCGCCCCGGTCTTCAGCCGGAGCGGCGAGAGCACCGAGACCATCGTGCAGCCCGCCGCGCAGGTGGCTCCATGA
- a CDS encoding class I SAM-dependent methyltransferase: MKAPTPASWAYAETFVPEDDVLARARARADELGCSAIAPGAGAALGVVAAALKARAVVEIGTGTGVSALYLLRGMPVDGVLTTIDVEVENQRAAREAFAEAGIRPNRTRMIPGRALDVLPRLTDAAYDLVLLEAGALDVDEHLEQAVRLLRPGGALAVDNALHRDRVADPAQRDPMTTSIRELGKAVRDHEQLLPALLPTGGGLLLAVKR, encoded by the coding sequence ATCAAAGCCCCGACGCCCGCGAGCTGGGCCTACGCCGAGACGTTCGTCCCCGAGGACGACGTGCTGGCCCGTGCCCGCGCCCGCGCGGACGAGCTGGGCTGCTCCGCGATCGCCCCCGGGGCGGGGGCCGCGCTGGGCGTGGTGGCGGCCGCGCTGAAGGCCCGCGCCGTGGTCGAGATCGGCACCGGCACCGGCGTCAGCGCCCTGTACCTGTTGCGCGGCATGCCCGTCGACGGAGTGCTCACCACGATCGACGTCGAGGTGGAGAACCAGCGGGCCGCCCGCGAGGCGTTCGCCGAGGCGGGCATCCGGCCCAACCGCACCCGGATGATTCCCGGGCGCGCCCTCGACGTGCTGCCCCGTCTCACCGACGCCGCCTACGACCTGGTGCTGCTGGAGGCCGGGGCCCTCGACGTCGACGAGCACCTGGAGCAGGCCGTCCGGCTGCTGCGCCCCGGCGGCGCGCTGGCCGTGGACAACGCGCTCCACCGCGACCGGGTGGCCGACCCGGCCCAGCGCGACCCGATGACCACCTCCATCCGCGAGCTGGGCAAGGCCGTGCGCGACCACGAGCAGCTCCTGCCGGCCCTGCTGCCGACCGGGGGCGGTCTGTTGCTGGCGGTGAAACGCTGA